One stretch of Scyliorhinus canicula chromosome 7, sScyCan1.1, whole genome shotgun sequence DNA includes these proteins:
- the rgcc gene encoding regulator of cell cycle RGCC produces MKSFQGRIAARSGMAEGELSAVLCEFNAVIEDFTSPRNKRHFRYDEHLRCMKRRNSTSISDGGTSDSDSTDSLQGNSFSFSDEKLNSSTLSSSKAKLGDTKELEDFIADLDRTLESM; encoded by the exons ATGAAGTCGTTCCAGGGCAGGATTGCAGCCAGAT CTGGGATGGCGGAGGGAGAGCTCAGTGCTGTCCTGTGTGAATTTAATGCAGTGATTGAGGATTTCACCTCCCCTCGAAACAAGAGACATTTCAGATATGACGAACACTTAAGATGCATGAAAAGGAGGAACAGCACGAGCATCAGTGATGGTGGCACCAGTGATTCAGACA GTACAGATTCACTTCAGGGAAACAGTTTCAGCTTCAGTGATGAGAAGTTGAATAGTTCCACGCTCTCATCTTCCAAAG CAAAGCTTGGTGATACAAAGGAACTGGAAGACTTTATTGCTGATTTGGACAGAACATTAGAGA GTATGTAA